A stretch of Mastomys coucha isolate ucsf_1 unplaced genomic scaffold, UCSF_Mcou_1 pScaffold3, whole genome shotgun sequence DNA encodes these proteins:
- the Supv3l1 gene encoding ATP-dependent RNA helicase SUPV3L1, mitochondrial isoform X1 yields MSLPRCALLWARLPAGRGAGPRAAPCSALRAFVGSFPGASGRVPCLAASSSASGGSKAPNTSLFVPLTVKPQGPSADGDVGAELTRPLDKSEVKKVLDKFYKRQEIQKLSADYGLDARLFHQAFISFRNYIMQSHSLDVDIHIVLNDICFGAAHEDDLFPFFLRHAKQIFPVLDCKDDLRKISDLRIPPNWYPEARAMQRKIIFHSGPTNSGKTYHAIQRYLSATSGVYCGPLKLLAHEIFEKSNAAGVPCDLVTGEERLTVEPEGKQASHVSCTVEMCSVATPYEVAVIDEIQMIRDPARGWAWTRALLGLCAEEVHLCGESAAIDLVTELLYTTGEEVEVQKYERLTPFSVLDRALESLDNLQPGDCIVCFSKNDIYSVSRQIEIRGLESAVIYGSLPPGTKLAQARKFNDPNDPCKILVATDAIGMGLNLSIRRIIFYSLIKPSINEKGERELEPITTSQALQIAGRAGRFSSHFKEGEVTTMHREDLALLKEILNRPVDPIQAAGLHPTAEQIEMFAYHLPETTLSNLIDIFVDFAQVDGQYFVCNMDDFKFSAELIQHIPLSLRVRYVFCTAPINKKQPFVCSSLLQFARQYSRNEPLTLAWLRRYIKWPLLPPKNIKDLMDLEAVHDIFDLYLWLSYRFVDMFPDSSLVRNLQKELDVIIQEGVHNITKLIKISESHKLLNLESLPSGSQSHLSGASRSPAKRTRGTKSAGSKATELPSPGDKELPLASKLVQQGLLTTDMLRQLQKEWLTQQPEHGREKVGTRRKKKDPNAN; encoded by the exons ATGTCCTTGCCTCGGTGTGCCCTGCTGTGGGCTCGGCTCCCGGCGGGGCGCGGGGCTGGGCCCCGGGCGGCCCCTTGCTCCGCCCTTCGCGCTTTCGTGGGGTCATTTCCCGGGGCTTCAGGACGCGTTCCCTGCCTGGCcgcctcctcctctgcctctggtgGCTCCAAAGCCCCGAACACGTCCTTGTTCGTGCCGCTGACAGTGAAGCCTCAGGGTCCCAGCGCCGATGGCGACGTAGGCGCCGAGCTCACTCGGCCTCTAGACAAGA gTGAAGTAAAGAAGGTCTTAGACAAGTTTTATAAGAGGCAAGAAATTCAAAAGCTGAGTGCTGACTATGGACTCGATG CTCGTCTCTTCCACCAGGCTTTCATAAGCTTCAGGAATTACATTATGCAATCTCATTCTCTGGATGTGGACATTCACATTGTCTTGAATGATATCTGCTTCGGTGCAG CTCATGAGGAcgatttatttccatttttcttgagACATGCCAAACAGATATTTCCTGTATTGGATTGCAAGGATGATCTACGTAAAATCAGTGACTTGAGGATACCACCTAACTG GTACCCAGAAGCCAGAGCCATGCAGCGGAAGATAATATTCCACTCAGGCCCCACCAACAGTGGGAAAACTTACCATGCCATCCAGAGATACCTGTCAGCCACCTCCGGCGTGTACTGCGGCCCTTTGAAGCTGCTGGCGCACGAGATCTTTGAGAAGAGCAATGCTGCT GGTGTGCCGTGTGACTTGGTGACAGGTGAAGAGCGGCTGACAGTTGAGCCTGAGGGGAAACAAGCCAGCCATGTCTCTTGCACTGTGGAGATGTGCAGTGTTGCAACTCCTT ATGAAGTGGCTGTGATAGATGAAATCCAGATGATTCGAGATCCAGCCAGAGGATGGGCTTGGACCAGAGCACTGCTAG GACTCTGTGCTGAGGAAGTCCATTTGTGCGGAGAGTCTGCTGCTATTGACCTGGTCACTGAGCTCCTGTACACCactggggaggaggtggag GTTCAGAAGTATGAGAGGCTTACCCCCTTTTCTGTGCTGGATCGTGCACTGGAGTCTTTAGATAACCTTCAGCCTGGGGACTGCattgtctgctttagcaagaatGACATTTATTCTGTGAGCCGACAGATTGAAATCCGGGGACTGGAATCCGCAGTGATATACGGCAGCCTACCTCCTG GGACCAAACTTGCTCAAGCAAGAAAGTTTAATGACCCCAATGATCCATGCAAAATCCTGGTAGCTACAGACGCAATTGGCATGGGACTGAATTT gAGCATAAGGAGAATTATTTTTTACTCCCTTATAAAGCCCAGCATCaatgagaagggagagagggagctggaGCCCATCACCACCTCCCAAGCCCTGCAGATTGCAGGCAGAGCCGGCAGATTCAGCTCACACTTTAAAGAGGGGGAGGTTACCACAATGCACCGAGAAGACTTGGCTTTACTGAAGGAGATTCTGAATAGACCTGTGGATCCTATACAG GCTGCCGGTCTCCACCCGACTGCTGAGCAGATCGAGATGTTTGCTTACCATCTCCCCGAGACAACGCTGTCCAATCTCATT GATATTTTTGTAGACTTTGCACAAGTCGATGGGCAGTACTTTGTCTGCAATATGGATGATTTTAAGTTCTCTGCAGAGCTGATCCAGCATATTCCACTGAGCCTCCGGGTGAGGTATGTGTTCTGCACAGCCCCCATCAATAAGAAACAGCCTTTTGTCTGCTCGTCCTTGTTACAG tTTGCCAGGCAGTACAGCAGGAATGAGCCCCTGACCTTAGCATGGCTACGCCGGTACATCAAGTGGCCTCTGCTTCCACCTAAGAATATTAAAGACCTCATGGATCTTGAAGCTGTTCATGACATCTTTGATCTTTACCTGTGGCTCAG ctaCCGATTTGTTGATATGTTTCCAGACTCCAGCCTTGTTCGAAATCTCCAGAAAGAACTGGATGTCATTATCCAAGAAGGCGTGCACAACATCACCAAGCTGATTAAAATCTCTGAGTCACACAAGCTTTTGAATCTGGAGAGCTTACCATCAGGGAGCCAGTCACATTTGTCAGGAGCCTCCAGAAGCCCAGCAAAAAGGACACGTGGCACCAAAAGTGCAGGGAGTAAAGCCACAGAGCTACCCAGCCCAGGTGACAAGGAGCTGCCCCTCGCCTCTAAGCTGGTGCAGCAAGGGCTCCTCACCACAGACATGCTGAGGCAGCTCCAGAAGGAGTGGCTGACACAGCAGCCAGAACATGGCAGAGAGAAAGTGGGGACTCGGAGAAAGAAGAAGGACCCCAACGCCaattag
- the Supv3l1 gene encoding ATP-dependent RNA helicase SUPV3L1, mitochondrial isoform X2 has translation MQSHSLDVDIHIVLNDICFGAAHEDDLFPFFLRHAKQIFPVLDCKDDLRKISDLRIPPNWYPEARAMQRKIIFHSGPTNSGKTYHAIQRYLSATSGVYCGPLKLLAHEIFEKSNAAGVPCDLVTGEERLTVEPEGKQASHVSCTVEMCSVATPYEVAVIDEIQMIRDPARGWAWTRALLGLCAEEVHLCGESAAIDLVTELLYTTGEEVEVQKYERLTPFSVLDRALESLDNLQPGDCIVCFSKNDIYSVSRQIEIRGLESAVIYGSLPPGTKLAQARKFNDPNDPCKILVATDAIGMGLNLSIRRIIFYSLIKPSINEKGERELEPITTSQALQIAGRAGRFSSHFKEGEVTTMHREDLALLKEILNRPVDPIQAAGLHPTAEQIEMFAYHLPETTLSNLIDIFVDFAQVDGQYFVCNMDDFKFSAELIQHIPLSLRVRYVFCTAPINKKQPFVCSSLLQFARQYSRNEPLTLAWLRRYIKWPLLPPKNIKDLMDLEAVHDIFDLYLWLSYRFVDMFPDSSLVRNLQKELDVIIQEGVHNITKLIKISESHKLLNLESLPSGSQSHLSGASRSPAKRTRGTKSAGSKATELPSPGDKELPLASKLVQQGLLTTDMLRQLQKEWLTQQPEHGREKVGTRRKKKDPNAN, from the exons ATGCAATCTCATTCTCTGGATGTGGACATTCACATTGTCTTGAATGATATCTGCTTCGGTGCAG CTCATGAGGAcgatttatttccatttttcttgagACATGCCAAACAGATATTTCCTGTATTGGATTGCAAGGATGATCTACGTAAAATCAGTGACTTGAGGATACCACCTAACTG GTACCCAGAAGCCAGAGCCATGCAGCGGAAGATAATATTCCACTCAGGCCCCACCAACAGTGGGAAAACTTACCATGCCATCCAGAGATACCTGTCAGCCACCTCCGGCGTGTACTGCGGCCCTTTGAAGCTGCTGGCGCACGAGATCTTTGAGAAGAGCAATGCTGCT GGTGTGCCGTGTGACTTGGTGACAGGTGAAGAGCGGCTGACAGTTGAGCCTGAGGGGAAACAAGCCAGCCATGTCTCTTGCACTGTGGAGATGTGCAGTGTTGCAACTCCTT ATGAAGTGGCTGTGATAGATGAAATCCAGATGATTCGAGATCCAGCCAGAGGATGGGCTTGGACCAGAGCACTGCTAG GACTCTGTGCTGAGGAAGTCCATTTGTGCGGAGAGTCTGCTGCTATTGACCTGGTCACTGAGCTCCTGTACACCactggggaggaggtggag GTTCAGAAGTATGAGAGGCTTACCCCCTTTTCTGTGCTGGATCGTGCACTGGAGTCTTTAGATAACCTTCAGCCTGGGGACTGCattgtctgctttagcaagaatGACATTTATTCTGTGAGCCGACAGATTGAAATCCGGGGACTGGAATCCGCAGTGATATACGGCAGCCTACCTCCTG GGACCAAACTTGCTCAAGCAAGAAAGTTTAATGACCCCAATGATCCATGCAAAATCCTGGTAGCTACAGACGCAATTGGCATGGGACTGAATTT gAGCATAAGGAGAATTATTTTTTACTCCCTTATAAAGCCCAGCATCaatgagaagggagagagggagctggaGCCCATCACCACCTCCCAAGCCCTGCAGATTGCAGGCAGAGCCGGCAGATTCAGCTCACACTTTAAAGAGGGGGAGGTTACCACAATGCACCGAGAAGACTTGGCTTTACTGAAGGAGATTCTGAATAGACCTGTGGATCCTATACAG GCTGCCGGTCTCCACCCGACTGCTGAGCAGATCGAGATGTTTGCTTACCATCTCCCCGAGACAACGCTGTCCAATCTCATT GATATTTTTGTAGACTTTGCACAAGTCGATGGGCAGTACTTTGTCTGCAATATGGATGATTTTAAGTTCTCTGCAGAGCTGATCCAGCATATTCCACTGAGCCTCCGGGTGAGGTATGTGTTCTGCACAGCCCCCATCAATAAGAAACAGCCTTTTGTCTGCTCGTCCTTGTTACAG tTTGCCAGGCAGTACAGCAGGAATGAGCCCCTGACCTTAGCATGGCTACGCCGGTACATCAAGTGGCCTCTGCTTCCACCTAAGAATATTAAAGACCTCATGGATCTTGAAGCTGTTCATGACATCTTTGATCTTTACCTGTGGCTCAG ctaCCGATTTGTTGATATGTTTCCAGACTCCAGCCTTGTTCGAAATCTCCAGAAAGAACTGGATGTCATTATCCAAGAAGGCGTGCACAACATCACCAAGCTGATTAAAATCTCTGAGTCACACAAGCTTTTGAATCTGGAGAGCTTACCATCAGGGAGCCAGTCACATTTGTCAGGAGCCTCCAGAAGCCCAGCAAAAAGGACACGTGGCACCAAAAGTGCAGGGAGTAAAGCCACAGAGCTACCCAGCCCAGGTGACAAGGAGCTGCCCCTCGCCTCTAAGCTGGTGCAGCAAGGGCTCCTCACCACAGACATGCTGAGGCAGCTCCAGAAGGAGTGGCTGACACAGCAGCCAGAACATGGCAGAGAGAAAGTGGGGACTCGGAGAAAGAAGAAGGACCCCAACGCCaattag
- the Supv3l1 gene encoding ATP-dependent RNA helicase SUPV3L1, mitochondrial isoform X3: MLLSVLYRGVPCDLVTGEERLTVEPEGKQASHVSCTVEMCSVATPYEVAVIDEIQMIRDPARGWAWTRALLGLCAEEVHLCGESAAIDLVTELLYTTGEEVEVQKYERLTPFSVLDRALESLDNLQPGDCIVCFSKNDIYSVSRQIEIRGLESAVIYGSLPPGTKLAQARKFNDPNDPCKILVATDAIGMGLNLSIRRIIFYSLIKPSINEKGERELEPITTSQALQIAGRAGRFSSHFKEGEVTTMHREDLALLKEILNRPVDPIQAAGLHPTAEQIEMFAYHLPETTLSNLIDIFVDFAQVDGQYFVCNMDDFKFSAELIQHIPLSLRVRYVFCTAPINKKQPFVCSSLLQFARQYSRNEPLTLAWLRRYIKWPLLPPKNIKDLMDLEAVHDIFDLYLWLSYRFVDMFPDSSLVRNLQKELDVIIQEGVHNITKLIKISESHKLLNLESLPSGSQSHLSGASRSPAKRTRGTKSAGSKATELPSPGDKELPLASKLVQQGLLTTDMLRQLQKEWLTQQPEHGREKVGTRRKKKDPNAN, translated from the exons ATGCTGCTGTCAGTACTCTACAGG GGTGTGCCGTGTGACTTGGTGACAGGTGAAGAGCGGCTGACAGTTGAGCCTGAGGGGAAACAAGCCAGCCATGTCTCTTGCACTGTGGAGATGTGCAGTGTTGCAACTCCTT ATGAAGTGGCTGTGATAGATGAAATCCAGATGATTCGAGATCCAGCCAGAGGATGGGCTTGGACCAGAGCACTGCTAG GACTCTGTGCTGAGGAAGTCCATTTGTGCGGAGAGTCTGCTGCTATTGACCTGGTCACTGAGCTCCTGTACACCactggggaggaggtggag GTTCAGAAGTATGAGAGGCTTACCCCCTTTTCTGTGCTGGATCGTGCACTGGAGTCTTTAGATAACCTTCAGCCTGGGGACTGCattgtctgctttagcaagaatGACATTTATTCTGTGAGCCGACAGATTGAAATCCGGGGACTGGAATCCGCAGTGATATACGGCAGCCTACCTCCTG GGACCAAACTTGCTCAAGCAAGAAAGTTTAATGACCCCAATGATCCATGCAAAATCCTGGTAGCTACAGACGCAATTGGCATGGGACTGAATTT gAGCATAAGGAGAATTATTTTTTACTCCCTTATAAAGCCCAGCATCaatgagaagggagagagggagctggaGCCCATCACCACCTCCCAAGCCCTGCAGATTGCAGGCAGAGCCGGCAGATTCAGCTCACACTTTAAAGAGGGGGAGGTTACCACAATGCACCGAGAAGACTTGGCTTTACTGAAGGAGATTCTGAATAGACCTGTGGATCCTATACAG GCTGCCGGTCTCCACCCGACTGCTGAGCAGATCGAGATGTTTGCTTACCATCTCCCCGAGACAACGCTGTCCAATCTCATT GATATTTTTGTAGACTTTGCACAAGTCGATGGGCAGTACTTTGTCTGCAATATGGATGATTTTAAGTTCTCTGCAGAGCTGATCCAGCATATTCCACTGAGCCTCCGGGTGAGGTATGTGTTCTGCACAGCCCCCATCAATAAGAAACAGCCTTTTGTCTGCTCGTCCTTGTTACAG tTTGCCAGGCAGTACAGCAGGAATGAGCCCCTGACCTTAGCATGGCTACGCCGGTACATCAAGTGGCCTCTGCTTCCACCTAAGAATATTAAAGACCTCATGGATCTTGAAGCTGTTCATGACATCTTTGATCTTTACCTGTGGCTCAG ctaCCGATTTGTTGATATGTTTCCAGACTCCAGCCTTGTTCGAAATCTCCAGAAAGAACTGGATGTCATTATCCAAGAAGGCGTGCACAACATCACCAAGCTGATTAAAATCTCTGAGTCACACAAGCTTTTGAATCTGGAGAGCTTACCATCAGGGAGCCAGTCACATTTGTCAGGAGCCTCCAGAAGCCCAGCAAAAAGGACACGTGGCACCAAAAGTGCAGGGAGTAAAGCCACAGAGCTACCCAGCCCAGGTGACAAGGAGCTGCCCCTCGCCTCTAAGCTGGTGCAGCAAGGGCTCCTCACCACAGACATGCTGAGGCAGCTCCAGAAGGAGTGGCTGACACAGCAGCCAGAACATGGCAGAGAGAAAGTGGGGACTCGGAGAAAGAAGAAGGACCCCAACGCCaattag